The Calonectris borealis chromosome 28, bCalBor7.hap1.2, whole genome shotgun sequence genome segment AGCAGTTTCACTGGTGAATAGAAATGATTGATTCAGTTAGGCGGGAGAGCATCTATGTCCAAATTCGAGGCTTTATCCATGAAGGTGGGGAAAGTCTTCTGAGTTTGCTTAAACGGGCGAGAAAGGCAGTTAGCTTGTGGCTCAGCTCGTAGGAGAGACAGATCTTGAAAGCCTGAGAACTTAGGCTGtgggctgttttgttttgggtaaGGCCTTGTGCTGACAGACCTGGGGGGCTGCTCTGCTGAGCGTAGCTTACGTTACACTGAATTGATGATGACGACCTTTGTTTTGAGCACTGCTTAGGCGCGAGGATAGAAGTTAGTTGTTTCCAGCTGTCTGAAAATCGGAATCCCAATGAAATCTGAGTTGTTCAAGGCTTGGTTTAAGATACCACTCCTTCAGATGTGTACTTGATACTCAAATTTTGAGGTGGTGTGAGACAATCTACTTTACATAAtcttaaacttaaaaagaaaaagaaaaaacatcgtGAAGgattggttttttaaaaaattgggtCACTTACTGTGAAACTTTGATACAAACCCACGTACTCTATATAGTATTTAACCACAATGCAGTTAAGTGACCTCTGGTTGTTTCATCTTCATACTGTGTTGTCAGCAAATGGGTGTTTGATAGGGAGGAATTTTTTTATAGGCTTGCTTTGATGTTACTCGGCAAGGAACATGCTTGTACctgtggaaaaaaacctaaaagcaaATTGTTGCAGGACACCCAAGTTttatacagagaaaataataacTTCTTAAAGCAAAATTAACCACAGGAAATTCTGGTAAATTTAAAGTCCTTGCAGCTTTACAGTATATCCACAATTTTTAAAGTAAGCGTTAAAACTGCTAACCTTAGAGTGAAAAGGTTTCAAGGAAACACGAGAACGCTGTCACTTTCCTTAAATTATTGCATTGTATAATTTTGCATTGTCTTTTAAAGTCTTTCTATGTGCTGATACTTCATAAGCATTTATTTAGCTAGCAGAGGATGTATTCTTGCATATCAGTGGAATTTTGGTTAATTGTGCAGTATATAATGCTTTTTATTCCTATGAACTTATTTTGGGGCTGAGGGGTGGGCTGACTTCCTAATAATGGAAATGAAGCAAATGAAGAAATGTGCTTGTGTAATCAAGAACGTTAGTGTATGTTCTTGATTACTAGTATTTTCCTCTTGTGAGCAGTTGAGCATTCCCATTCGTGAGCAGATGCACTGACAGCAGTAAATTTACCTTGGTATGTGTATGAATTGTCTATACCCTATGTATGTCCTCTGATCTTTCCTTGGAATTGCCTTAAACTTACATGAACCACTTAAATGAGAGGTCATATCACAAAGCAGCGTGCTGGATATAAACAGGAACAACGGATAGCACATCTGCCGAAATGGTTCTGGGGAAGCATGGAGAACCCTGTGTGAGCCTTCGAAATGTCACCTCTTACGCTGCCAGTTTTCAGAATACGTCAGTGCTAATTCAGAGTTCTCCGTTGTTTCCTAAAGCATCTCAGtaccaaaatgaaataatctatttttgcttcttttttttcctttcaatgacataaaaagcagaaacatgcagtgttttttttttttcagctaggaGCAACGGAGATGCCTCATTTCTTGGTGTAAACTGGGCTTTAGGCAGGTGTAGAATTTTAACCTCGGCTCTAAGAATATTGCACGGGGATTTTTCAGTCCTCAGTTTGGCAGTTCACCGCTTCCAACTGTGCACTGAAAAATTAATGGAATTCTTCCACATAGATTAATGAACTCCAGATACTGCGCTCTCTTCATTGACTAATAATGCCTACTTTAAAAATGgtatctctttctttttggtaATTAAAAAGGTATTGCTGAAATGAATCCATATgttgttgaaaggaaaaaaattaaaattgcaagaAGGACTCTGCTTTTGTAAGCAATAACTGAATTCCCTCAAGGCAAATGTGTTAAGACTCATTAATTTGAGTCCTTTGAAAAATTCCCTTGGTTCCTCTCTGGAAGGGCCTTCAGCTGACAGAGATTTGGTTACTGTCATGTCTCGTGTCCTTGGGGCATctgcagtggggtgggggcggggggcttTGTCCTTGCCTTGTGCCTGTTTCCTGTTTGTTCTCTGACATGAATGGTTTTTAAGACATGGCAGGAAGAATTCTGAATACTTTATTTTCCATACTACTCAGGCCCATTGATGAttgagatttattttctttgtactCTGGCACCCattaaaattaatcataaaataaaaaagactttaATTCAGCATGCATGAGTGCTGAGAGTGTTTCATTAAGTcagaaactggatttttttgaGAGGTTTATATTGAATGTGCAGCTTATTTTAAGTAGGTCAAATGCACTTATTCGATGGCTTGGAACACTAGGACATTCTATCTTTGAATAAAATAAGTTAAGCACTGTGGcttactaattttaaaaacaggagGGCTTTTGTCACTGACTTAACACAGTATGAAGATTTGCTTCTTATTGACTCAACTGTCCATTTTTATTACTTGcatgtttgtttacttttttgttaGATGTAATGTAAGATTCTCTTATCACATCCATTCCCTCTGACATTGTTTGAGTTAATTGAGATTCTTTAAGCGTTAGCCTGGGGAAGGTAAGTCTTTATCTTCCAttagacatttaaataaaatctaagtttaaaaacaaacaaacaaaaaaccaaacaaacaaatgtgTGTTTCTCAGGTATGAGCAGAGCTGAAATTGTAGTTAGATGGGGTGGGTTTAAACTGTAACTTTCAAATGAACCCCAAACGTGTTTGAATGGTTAAAGCATTAGTACCCTTTTTCAGAGCGTACTCTTTACTCAAAGtcctttttttactgaaaatgtcATCTTTGTAACCCCTGCCTTAAATGTTAAATTactacataaataatttaaaagattatgcttttttttaagtgaagagcCGTTGTAAGAGGGTACTGCTGTTTTAAGATTAAAGCCAATGAATACTGTACTATGATGAAACATAAGTGATTTGTAGGATGTGTTTTACTTGAAATACCTCAATAGTAGGACTTGTAATGTCTTACCGTCATATATATTGTAcctgagaaacattttaaattactggCCTTAAGTTTAATAATTAAGTATTTAGACATAAGTCATAAGATGCTAAGTGTAGTCTTAAGTGTAATTAAGGGTGTGTGTGAAGGGAAGGGGGGTATATTAACCTGCACCATCTCTCCTAAATGGTGACTCTGTTTGTTTAGGTGGAGGTGAAACGCGCAGAACCTCGCGATAGCAAAAGCCAAACCCCAGGGCCACCCGGTGCCAGTCAGTGGGGAAGCAGGATCATGCCAAGTGCTGCCAACGGCTGGGCGGGTCAGCCCCCTCCGACCTGGCAACAAGGATATGGCCCTCAAGGTACTGCTCTGGTCTCTCAGAGTCACTGTCACAAGAGAGGCTTGCCTTTACAGCTTACTGGTGATTTGGTCCTCCTGGCAAATGACAGTATTCCCAGGTTTATCAACGCTGTGGCTGCGCTGGATTGTTGATAGCAGAACTGAAATTCCGCACATCAGTCCTTCCCCAGTCTGCTGAGATTGTTCCTTCGCTTCTTTTCCCAAAAAATGTTGTTCCATGGGGCAGAAGTCAGTGAGTTGTGCCGAGTCTAGCATGTGTCCCAGGCGCTGCTGCACCTCTTCTGTTTGGTTCTGCCTCTCCCCAGATAGAATCGGCATGGTTTTCGGTAATGCAGAGGAGGCGTTGAGACAGCTCAACGGCTCAAGTTGTGACTCCAGCTGTGGGATTGTGGCCTGCGTGAGACCCTAATGAAAAATCTTGTTGAAATATGGGTTTTCAAGGATGAGGCAGTTTCAGAGGAAGTTACAAGTAAAATTTGAAAGGGATGAGAGAAAAACAGATGGTCCTGTCTTTGGATTTTATTGCTTAATGTACCCTGGAAAAAATAACAAGCAGCTATGGGGCTAGCAGTGGTGCAGGGGAGCACTTACTGCATATAATTTTCTTGATTTAGCTTGAACCCTTCCGGGCTGAAAGGAGCGGCcatgtgttttgggtttgatggCTATAACCCCCACAAGATTTTGAAGACAGGATAAATATGCTGAGTTCATCCAAAGACAGTTTTGATAACTTAGGGAGAAATATGGTGGTATAATTGAGTTGCGTTTGACAGAACAGAACTTGCTTGCTCTGATATATGAGAAATTTTCACCTGGGGGGCTAAAGGGAGTGTCACTGCTTCAGCTATTGCTACAATAGATGATACCTCAGTGGCGGGATTGCTTGTTTCCCCGTGGTGCTTATTAACTTGAAAGCTGCAGCTGAGGCTTTGACATTCTGCACAGATGTGCTAATCTGCAACTGCGCAAATTGAGAAACTAGATTATTTTCAATGTGGTTATTTGTAGAGAAAATGATATCTGATCTACTGGAAAGATCAATGTAAAACATAAATGCATTTATCTTTCAATCTTAATGCTGCAACGAATGCAGAAGATGATGTTTTTATGGttcaaaaacttcaaaaataactAGGATAAACCTGGTagtatattaaaaatgctttggatGTGTAGTCTGCTGTGATTCtcagtatttttgttctttgtacgAGTAGAGTTTCTTGTACTTGGTATGCTCGCAGTTCTTAAACGCTCCATCTGATTTGAGTTTGGGGACTGCTGTCTCTTCTGTGCGTTATTTGCTGAATGATTCAGAGTCTCTTCAGAATTGCATATTCAGAAATAGTCCAAGACAATTTCTTGGACCATAAAAATAGATCTGtaaggggcactgggaggatacCCAGTCTATTCCAGAGCCCAGAGCAAGATCAACTTTCTTTTAAATCATTGTTTCATGGTATAGCGCTTCAATGCATGTATAAGTcactttttttgttctgttttaggGATGTGGGTGCCAGCTGGACAGGCAATTGGTAAGTACGTTATATGGGaccaatttgaaaagaaaaattctactGAGCGAGGCTGCAGTTTCTTTAAGAATTGACAGTGATTTGTGAATTTCTGTAGTATTTAACCTACATTTAAAAGCTTGATTGAATTTGTCCTGAAAGAACGAAGGAGAAGATAGTGTATTCTTTAACAAATCAGTAATGGGAGCTGACATACATCCTGCTGTTGCCAACCACACTAATTTGTTATCAAGAAATTACGTTCTAAACTGCAATTATTTACAGTAGGGATACTTGGAGGACCAATATTTCCCAAAGTAAGAATTCAGAGAAGGCTGAGGTTGCGTCTGAAATCTATCAAACAGCTTTACCCCACCTAGAGGATGCTGACTTCAGCAGCAACTTTTCATTATTAAGCCACTTTAGCTCTttgtttctcttaattttctaGGTGGATATGGACCACCTCCTCCAGGAAGAGGagctcctccaccaccaccaccatttaCCTCATACATAGTCTCTACACCTCCTGGAGGATTCCCACCTCCACAAGGATTTCCACAGGGCTATGGCACCCCTCCACCATTTAGTAAGTGACCTACAAGAGTTTGAGTCCATCACCAAATTCGGTTTTCAGCTTTTGCTCATCTTTCTCtggacttggattttttttcccccctacgtTTTTCCCCCATCTATCATTAGATGTTTTGCCTAGATTGTATATTCTGAGCTACAATTAACTAAGTAAGTATTTTTGTCGGTGAGTTGGGTTACTTTTTTCTTGGGTGCAGTGATCATTTATGTTCTCTAGTTTAAATCTGTGCTGCTAAACAAATTTAGATTTATTGTGTACCCCTATTAAAGCATCTGAGAGAAAAGGTAGAGATTACTGCATGGTGACCTGGGCTAGACACAGGCTGGGATTTTCGGAGAAGCTTAAGGAATTAAGGTTGCAACTGGCATTGGAAATGTCAGTAGGATTTTAGCACCTACCCTCTCAGGCCACCTCTTGAAAAGTCTAGTCACAAACctgatttaaaaaagaagatggaaaatagCACCCAGTTATCTAGAGTTGCTTGTTCTGCTACCAAGAAAACCATTTGTTCGggatatctttttttcctcctaaggtCTTGAATGATACGGCTTCCTCCTCACGCCTCTGGTGCGCATGTGAGTGCACAGAGTTTGGTCCCTAGTTCTACTTTATCACTTTCTCTTTGCTGGTTGCTGATGTGGCTGCAGTCTTCCTTTGGGGTGAGATTTTTCATGTTAGAAAGTACGTTGTTGGGGTCTtctagccacagtggttgccagAGTGTAGGAGTGAATTACTGTATGGCCAGCTGTAGGTAACAaacactttgtttttaaacaatagacttaaaagtattttaaaaagacttgtaTCATACTCTGAAGCCAAGCAAGAAGCCAGGGTGGTGTTTACCTGTGTCTTTTCACATGTATTGTACTTTCCTCGTGTTTCAGGTTTTGGTTATGGtgctccacctcctccacctgaCCAGTTTGCCCCACCTGGAGTACCCCCTCCACCTGCCACTCCAGGGGCAACACCACTAGcttttccaccaccaccaccaccatctcaGGCAACTCAGGACATGAGCAAACCCCCAACTGCTCAGCCAGAATTCCCTTATAGTCAGTTTGGTAAGTAACTGCATATAAAATAAACTCAGCTTGAtctttctccccttcctgcttttcttttataCTTGGGTAGAAAGTCAGTGTTCAGAAACAGTTTGCTAACACTGAAGGCACTTCTCTCCAGGATGGGAATGCCAGCCACCAGCTCTCAAGCGATCCTTAAATCATGCAGTATTCTAGCCAGAGGGTATTTTCTTCATCAACTCTAAAACATTGCTTATACGCTGTGGAATAGTCTTCAGAGACGTGTGCACTGCTAGGATAAGTTACTGATTTGCACTCGCCCTGAAATCTGTAGTTAAAACTTTCTCCAAGAGCTTCACGGAGCTTGCAGTCAACTTTTTTGTGTAACTGACCTTGATCAGATTGGAGAATAGACTTCAAGAGTAAGGGTAGCATCGAGAGGCAAGCAGTACAGGGTATAAGAATCCAAGCTGCGTggatttttcctcccttccccccattCCTTTCCTGTCTATCTCAAGTTATAGTTCTGTCAGAAGTGTGTAAAGCTTAATTGTGCTGTATAGATAACTGTTTCAGATAGAAGACATTGATGTAACAAGTTTTAAGCCAGGCAGAcagtactacaaaaaaaaaaaattgctagacAAGTGCTTGTGCTCCTGAGTAAAATTTCTGCTCCTCCCTGTGGAAGTTGAGAGGGAGCTCTCATCTTGCTCTTCCACTCAGCCCTGTTTTTGGGCAGTGTTGTCCACAGAGCTGTTTGTGGCatactgttttttttgtttgggtttttttttgaagggatTGTAATTGGTCATTTTTTACTTCTGAAGTGAACTTTTTGCATGCAGTAAGCCCATGGATTAAGACTGTTCCCCACGTGAACAAGTTCTCCATGTGTGTTACTGCCTGCCTGCTTCATTTAAAGTGCCTGCAGAAACTGTTATGAAATGAGCACTTTGTAAAGTTACTTTAAATAGATACTATTCGAAGttccaaaaatgtaaaacagacTCTGAAGGAAGGCTAGCCTTTCAGATGTGTTTATAAAGCAAGCATATGTTCTGATGTTGaagaatttgaaatgtttttcaattTGTTTGTTATAAACATAGTTGCTTTCATAGATAGCTTTGCCCTTGTGACTCAAGAggaagtttttcttctcttgccagAACTTGTCTCTTTGCAGACTCTTTCTGAAGGGGGGTGGACCCTACTAAATAAAGTATAAATCCGTGCACGATCATTTATGTGCAGTAGGGAGCCAATATTTGGGATGTGTTGGAAGTTAAGGAAGAACCTGTTTTCCAACATTGTGAaaaactggggagggggggttccAGTATTTGGTGTGTGTGGTACCACTTGCCTCTTGTATATTCTAGGAAGCCTCTTTGCcagtgaaatatttcaggtgTTCTGAGTTAGTCTCTGAAGAGTGCTGggtagggagggaggagggaggaagaggtgtGTAGTACTGCATTTTGAGGAAGAAGGCTAAGAAGGTTAGTTGTTTAAACCACTGCAGTTAGTCTCTTGCCTCAAGAGTGCTTTTCTAGCCTGAAAGCTGTTACGAGTACAAGTGCTAACAGGGATAGAGGTGTTTAATATGCTACAGTACCACAGAATCATCCACCTGTTCATAAAGCTATGTGTAAAATCttataacctttttttaaagagcttcaGCACTTCATGTGATTGCAAATTAGTTAGCAGCATTGCTGTACAATAGGCAGTCTAGCTGATCTGCATGTATTTACATAAATGCATAGAGCTTATGGGCTTTAAAGAGGCACTGAGTTATCTAATCATTGTGGCATTTTAAGATTTGTCCTGGCTTGACAGCATCTTAAATGCTGCTATGTTTACAGCTAGGATGAATGTAAACACTAGTAAATTAAACACTAACATGGGTGTGTCTCCCTCACCCTGAAAAATTATCTCTGTACAGGGCTCTCTTGGGGTTCGTCACCCTGGTCTCCTCATTTCTTACTAGGGCTGGGTACCTATTCTCAAGACCCTTCAGGCTACGCGCCAATACTTTGTTTACACTCTTATGGTCAGGCTGAGCAGTGAGAAACCTAGGTAGGTGGTGCCTATTTACAACCAATGCTCTTGATATATCTGCCTTTGGGAAATTAACTTGTGTTTCTTGCAGGGTCTCTTTTAAGAGGGTGGGGGGAACAATGCGGCTCAAATGTTTACTTGTGTGAGTAGGGGCAACGCAGTTCTTTATGTTCATTAGCTGGCTGAAGTGAAAACTCGCGACTGAAGTATGAATGACGCTGCTGTTtgcttccccagctgctgcattGGCGAGGCTTTATCCTGTGTAATCGAACTGAGCTCAGGTCCTTAAGCGAGACAGTAAAACCGTAATGGTCGGCACAGCTCCCTTAGACGGTAGAGGTGCTGGTGCAAGCCGAGAGCTGCAGCAAGAATTAAGAAAGCAGGGGAAGACAATATGTATTTAAATGTCTGGCTGTTCAGGTTTGTGCTGTAGGTTTCCTTTGTGATAAACAAATCGAGAACTGTGGTTTCCACCACTTAATGCTGTAACACTGCAGTGTACAGTGagaataacttgatttttttttttccccactccgaGCCTCACCCCTTGGCAAacaattaaattgtatttttggCCCGCTTatctctgtctgaaaaaaaatgacTGGATTAGCATTTTGAGCTAATAGAAGCCTGTGATAGATGTGTTTTAAGGCTCATTAGTGGTAGCAAGTCCTGAGAGACAGGCAGAGCTTGAAATTGAAATACTGAAGACATGCTAAGAGACTTTGTTTTGGATTAAGAGAGTTAAACCTGCTTTAAGCCTGCATGGAGAGAAGCAGAACTGCAGAAACGTATTTAGTAATTAGGATTCTTAATACCATCTTTCATAGCAGAGCTTGCGCTGATGCCACTGTTATGATTAAGAGTCGTATTTAATTACAGGAACTTTTATTAAATTCCTCGATTTCTCAGTGTTCTTAATTTACATCTAGTTGTCTTTCATATTGGCAGCAAGAATTCCAGCAAGTCTTTTGTCTTCACCCTTTCTCCCTATCCCCAGATTCTGCTTGCTCTAGACCTGTTCTGAATCTGGTCTTTGGCGTGGATCCCGTTGCGGAGCGCTGGTCGCAGCCTCGCTGAGCAGGCGGGAGGGCAGTGCGGCAGGAGAGGAGAAGTGTTTAGTTCCTCAGGTTGAGGAAGAGCAAGTTAAACCTTAACTTGCAGCATGCATTAGCGTAAACTTTAGTTGAGACGCAGTACCCGTTCAGGCTTAAAACTAACTGAACTCGGATGCAGTTGGTGGTGTAGGGGACGTGGGAGAAGGGCTTTATAGTTGCTTGCTGACTGCTGCTTATCTTTAGCCGGCTTAGAAGTATTCGCCACCGTCTGCAGTAGCAA includes the following:
- the DAZAP1 gene encoding DAZ-associated protein 1 isoform X6, which translates into the protein MPPARCPYARAEFRKLFVGGLDWSTTQETLRSYFSQYGEVVDCVIMKDKTTNQSRGFGFVKFKDPNCVGTVLASRPHTLDGRNIDPKPCTPRGMQPERTRPKEGWQKGSRSDNNKSNKIFVGGIPHNCGETELREYFKKFGVVTEVVMIYDAEKQRPRGFGFITFEDEQSVDQAVNMHFHDIMGKKVEVKRAEPRDSKSQTPGPPGASQWGSRIMPSAANGWAGQPPPTWQQGYGPQGMWVPAGQAIGGYGPPPPGRGAPPPPPPFTSYIVSTPPGGFPPPQGFPQGYGTPPPFSFGYGAPPPPPDQFAPPGVPPPPATPGATPLAFPPPPPPSQATQDMSKPPTAQPEFPYSQFGLSWGSSPWSPHFLLGLGTYSQDPSGYAPILCLHSYGQAEQ
- the DAZAP1 gene encoding DAZ-associated protein 1 isoform X10; translation: MTQRNRGPEVEVKRAEPRDSKSQTPGPPGASQWGSRIMPSAANGWAGQPPPTWQQGYGPQGMWVPAGQAIGGYGPPPPGRGAPPPPPPFTSYIVSTPPGGFPPPQGFPQGYGTPPPFSFGYGAPPPPPDQFAPPGVPPPPATPGATPLAFPPPPPPSQATQDMSKPPTAQPEFPYSQFGYGQDLSGFGQGFSDPSQQPPPYGGPSVQPSSGPPAGGSGFGRGQNHNVQGFHPYRR
- the DAZAP1 gene encoding DAZ-associated protein 1 isoform X8, with amino-acid sequence MPPARCPYARAEFRKLFVGGLDWSTTQETLRSYFSQYGEVVDCVIMKDKTTNQSRGFGFVKFKDPNCVGTVLASRPHTLDGRNIDPKPCTPRGMQPERTRPKEGWQKGSRSDNNKSNKIFVGGIPHNCGETELREYFKKFGVVTEVVMIYDAEKQRPRGFGFITFEDEQSVDQAVNMHFHDIMGKKVEVKRAEPRDSKSQTPGPPGASQWGSRIMPSAANGWAGQPPPTWQQGYGPQGMWVPAGQAIGGYGPPPPGRGAPPPPPPFTSYIVSTPPGGFPPPQGFPQGYGTPPPFSFGYGAPPPPPDQFAPPGVPPPPATPGATPLAFPPPPPPSQATQDMSKPPTAQPEFPYSQFGLGTYSQDPSGYAPILCLHSYGQAEQ